In Leptodactylus fuscus isolate aLepFus1 chromosome 2, aLepFus1.hap2, whole genome shotgun sequence, one genomic interval encodes:
- the C2HXorf58 gene encoding uncharacterized protein CXorf58 homolog has product MDPRAKSCTSISISIPTSASEESLPPKQAVVIHKIDIGVAAIRIQRAWRCHHNKQIFRLLKHAARAAETCATYQILKKVSPLEAELLKDPGMQCKVRFRFAGYEFPPFIVFKIFHSSAGHGNRYITGKRIIVPSSEAAGDACRLMGNRAYYEQMICDQLEHQKYGITDVVDVATFKDYMQYISHLDETPAHRGGRDNFWRRLSQKNVPRTTLMYDIVDYAESGTLSSRLREEMNFLLQLPHTEDVQCQQLSAVSQVRSPVPPPSSAISSYLSSLYSATPRHSSRRSQKARLKVAKMKRLYNPGKAEQDQDDIRVVNRKLFSGQEQSNQAMISDDDWDEEAERLYAWSQNLSLEESGMPSPILL; this is encoded by the exons ATGGATCCCCGTGCCAAATCCTGCACATCAATCTCTATCAGTATTCCTACCAGTGCCTCAGAAGAATCACTGCCACCAAAGCAAGCAGTAGTAATACATAA GATTGATATTGGTGTTGCTGCTATACGAATTCAAAGAGCATGGAGATGCCACCACAACAAACAGATTTTTAGACTCCTAAAACATGCTGCCCGAGCTGCT GAAACATGTGCAACATATCAAATTCTCAAGAAAGTCAGTCCTCTGGAAGCTGAATTACTGAAAGATCCTGGGATGCAGTGTAAAGTAAGATTCAG gtttgCTGGTTATGAGTTTCCACCATTCATTGTTTTTAAGATTTTCCACAGTTCAGCAGGCCATGGAAACCGATATATCACCGGGAAGAGAATAATTGTACCCTCTAGTGAG gcTGCAGGTGATGCTTGCAGATTAATGGGAAACCGTGCATATTATGAACAAATGATTTGTGATCAACTTGAGCATCAGAAATACGGAATCACAGATGTTGTGGATGTAGCAACCTTTAAAGATTACATGCAA TATATAAGTCACCTTGATGAGACTCCAGCCCATCGTGGAGGACGAGATAACTTCTGGAGAAGGCTGTCTCAAAAAAATGTGCCAAGGACAACACTTATGTATGACATAGTGGATTATGCAGAGTCGGGAACTCTGTCCAGTAGACTTAGAGAAGAAATGAACTTTCTCCTTCAGCTGCCCCACACTGAAGACGTGCAGTGCCAGCAGCTTAGTGCTGTCTCACAAGTCAG ATCACCTGTGCCACCTCCCTCATCAGCCATTTCTTCCTACTTGTCATCATTGTATTCTGCAACACCAAGACATTCATCCCGAAGATCTCAAAAAGCCCGCCTTAAAGTAGCAAAAATGAAGAGACTTTATAACCCAGGAAAAGCAGAACAG GATCAGGATGATATCCGAGTTGTCAACCGAAAACTGTTCTCAGGACAAGAGCAGTCAAACCAGGCAATGATTTCTGATGATGACTGGGATGAAGAAGCAGAAAGACTATATGCTTGGAGCCAAAACCTGTCTCTGGAAGAATCTGGAATGCCATCCCCTATTCTTTTATAA